The following proteins are encoded in a genomic region of Nicotiana sylvestris chromosome 4, ASM39365v2, whole genome shotgun sequence:
- the LOC104243886 gene encoding probable E3 ubiquitin-protein ligase ARI2 isoform X1 yields MEDSMYGSSDEEYYNGAYDDDENDNEYDRDPEPEYDSDVSCGKAPSCRVIRKESLLAAQKEDLQRVVDLLSLKEHHARTLLIHYQWDVDKVFAVFVERGKEKLYAEAGVSLEEKDDQHPASEPSTEITCEICFEDFPAEETTMMDCNHRFCNDCWTEYFIVKINDGKSRRITCMAQKCKAICDEGKIRDLVTAKDPNLAEKFDRFILESYIEDNKRVKWCPSVPHCGNAIRVEDDEYCEVECACGKQFCFNCLCELHSPCSCVMWDLWLKKCDDEAPTVTWMSEKTKHCPKCHKIVEKDGGCNLVQCICGQPFCWLCGEATGLEHSWSSIQGHTCGRYKESHLKSADTIEDYWRLTHYYRRYKAHIDSLKIEASESKPKILDKVRSLEAKELQLKDFSWAMSGFDRLSLSRRAVACSYPFAYYYFGDLFANEITKEERQIKQNLFEDQQQQLETNIERLSMFLEELFANYPEDKLMETRMKIITLSTVTDDLCKKLYECVDNDLLVPLQQATHTIARYRSKGVEKASELPN; encoded by the exons ATGGAGGATTCTATGTATGGCAGTAGTGACGAGGAATACTATAATGGAGCGTACGATGATGATGAAAACGACAATGAATATGATCGTGACCCTGAACCTGAATATGATAGTGACGTGTCCTGTGGCAAAGCTCCTTCTTGCAGG GTAATCAGGAAAGAGTCCCTTTTAGCAGCACAG AAAGAAGATTTGCAGAGAGTGGTGGACTTGCTTTCTCTGAAGGAACATCATGCACGGACGTTGCTTATTCATTATCAATGGGATGTTGATAAGGTCTTTGCAGTGTTTGTTGAAAGAGGGAAAGAAAAATTGTATGCGGAAGCTGGTGTATCACTTGAAGAGAAAGATGATCAGCATCCTGCATCCGAGCCCTCAACTGAAATAACATGTGAAATCTGCTTTGAAGATTTCCCTGCTGAGGAAACGACGATGATGGATTGCAATCATAGGTTTTGCAATGATT GTTGGACGGAGTATTTCATCGTAAAGATAAATGATGGGAAGAGTAGACGTATAACATGCATGGCTCAAAAGTGCAAAGCAATCTGCGATGAAGGAAAGATTAGGGATCTAGTCACTGCAAAGGATCCTAATTTGGCGGAGAAGTTTGATCGTTTTATCCTAGAATCATATATTGAGGATAATAAGAGGGTTAAATGGTGCCCTAGTGTTCCTCATTGTGGAAATGCAATTCGTGTTGAGGATGACGAGTACTGTGAAGTTGAATGTGCATGTGGTAAACAATTCTGTTTCAATTGCTTGTGTGAACTGCACTCACCCTGTTCATGTGTGATGTGGGACCTTTGGCTTAAGAAGTGCGACGATGAAGCACCAACCGTCACTTGGATGTCAGAGAAAACCAAGCATTGTCCCAAATGTCATAAAATTGTCGAAAAGGATGGAGGTTGCAACCTTGTACAGTGTATATGTGGACAGCCATTTTG TTGGCTCTGTGGTGAAGCTACTGGACTAGAACATTCATGGAGTAGTATACAAGGTCACACTTGTGGCAGATACAAAGAAAGCCATTTGAAAAGTGCAGATACCATAGAGGACTATTGGCGCCTTACTCACTATTATCGTCGCTATAAGGCTCATATTGATTCATTGAAGATTGAAGCATCTGAATCAAAGCCAAAAATACTTGATAAAGTCCGTAGTCTCGAAGCAAAGGAATTGCAGTTAAAAGATTTCAGCTGGGCAATGAGTGGATTTGATAGACTCTCCTTATCAAGGCGAGCTGTCGCATGTTCCTATCCATTTGCATACTACTATTTTGGTGATCTTTTCGCAAATGAAATCACAAAAGAGGAAAGGCAAATAAAGCAAAACCTTTTTGAGGATCAGCAACAGCAACTTGAAACAAATATTGAAAGACTTTCAATGTTTTTAGAAGAGCTATTTGCTAACTATCCTGAAGATAAACTTATGGAGACAAGAATGAAGATCATTACTCTCTCCACGGTAACTGATGATCTCTGCAAAAAGTT GTATGAGTGCGTTGACAACGATTTGCTGGTTCCTCTGCAGCAAGCAACTCATACGATAGCTCGTTATAGATCCAAGGGTGTGGAGAAAGCATCAGAACTTCCTAATTGA
- the LOC104243886 gene encoding probable E3 ubiquitin-protein ligase ARI2 isoform X2 codes for MEDSMYGSSDEEYYNGAYDDDENDNEYDRDPEPEYDSDVSCGKAPSCRVIRKESLLAAQKEDLQRVVDLLSLKEHHARTLLIHYQWDVDKVFAVFVERGKEKLYAEAGVSLEEKDDQHPASEPSTEITCEICFEDFPAEETTMMDCNHRFCNDCWTEYFIVKINDGKSRRITCMAQKCKAICDEGKIRDLVTAKDPNLAEKFDRFILESYIEDNKRVKWCPSVPHCGNAIRVEDDEYCEVECACGKQFCFNCLCELHSPCSCVMWDLWLKKCDDEAPTVTWMSEKTKHCPKCHKIVEKDGGCNLVQCICGQPFCWLCGEATGLEHSWSSIQGHTCGRYKESHLKSADTIEDYWRLTHYYRRYKAHIDSLKIEASESKPKILDKVRSLEAKELQLKDFSWAMSGFDRLSLSRRAVACSYPFAYYYFGDLFANEITKEERQIKQNLFEDQQQQLETNIERLSMFLEELFANYPEDKLMETRMKIITLSTV; via the exons ATGGAGGATTCTATGTATGGCAGTAGTGACGAGGAATACTATAATGGAGCGTACGATGATGATGAAAACGACAATGAATATGATCGTGACCCTGAACCTGAATATGATAGTGACGTGTCCTGTGGCAAAGCTCCTTCTTGCAGG GTAATCAGGAAAGAGTCCCTTTTAGCAGCACAG AAAGAAGATTTGCAGAGAGTGGTGGACTTGCTTTCTCTGAAGGAACATCATGCACGGACGTTGCTTATTCATTATCAATGGGATGTTGATAAGGTCTTTGCAGTGTTTGTTGAAAGAGGGAAAGAAAAATTGTATGCGGAAGCTGGTGTATCACTTGAAGAGAAAGATGATCAGCATCCTGCATCCGAGCCCTCAACTGAAATAACATGTGAAATCTGCTTTGAAGATTTCCCTGCTGAGGAAACGACGATGATGGATTGCAATCATAGGTTTTGCAATGATT GTTGGACGGAGTATTTCATCGTAAAGATAAATGATGGGAAGAGTAGACGTATAACATGCATGGCTCAAAAGTGCAAAGCAATCTGCGATGAAGGAAAGATTAGGGATCTAGTCACTGCAAAGGATCCTAATTTGGCGGAGAAGTTTGATCGTTTTATCCTAGAATCATATATTGAGGATAATAAGAGGGTTAAATGGTGCCCTAGTGTTCCTCATTGTGGAAATGCAATTCGTGTTGAGGATGACGAGTACTGTGAAGTTGAATGTGCATGTGGTAAACAATTCTGTTTCAATTGCTTGTGTGAACTGCACTCACCCTGTTCATGTGTGATGTGGGACCTTTGGCTTAAGAAGTGCGACGATGAAGCACCAACCGTCACTTGGATGTCAGAGAAAACCAAGCATTGTCCCAAATGTCATAAAATTGTCGAAAAGGATGGAGGTTGCAACCTTGTACAGTGTATATGTGGACAGCCATTTTG TTGGCTCTGTGGTGAAGCTACTGGACTAGAACATTCATGGAGTAGTATACAAGGTCACACTTGTGGCAGATACAAAGAAAGCCATTTGAAAAGTGCAGATACCATAGAGGACTATTGGCGCCTTACTCACTATTATCGTCGCTATAAGGCTCATATTGATTCATTGAAGATTGAAGCATCTGAATCAAAGCCAAAAATACTTGATAAAGTCCGTAGTCTCGAAGCAAAGGAATTGCAGTTAAAAGATTTCAGCTGGGCAATGAGTGGATTTGATAGACTCTCCTTATCAAGGCGAGCTGTCGCATGTTCCTATCCATTTGCATACTACTATTTTGGTGATCTTTTCGCAAATGAAATCACAAAAGAGGAAAGGCAAATAAAGCAAAACCTTTTTGAGGATCAGCAACAGCAACTTGAAACAAATATTGAAAGACTTTCAATGTTTTTAGAAGAGCTATTTGCTAACTATCCTGAAGATAAACTTATGGAGACAAGAATGAAGATCATTACTCTCTCCACG GTATGA
- the LOC104243887 gene encoding small ribosomal subunit protein uS9c: MAISLTSSFASLSFSSQISQKPYAISLAHSKPFPLSLTSKIPTLVVSASVAEAPAAPELETREELLNLVKSRLPGGFAAQPIFGTGRRKSASARVVLQEGSGKIIINYRDAKEYLQGNPLWIQYVKTPLATLGYEASYDIFVKVEGGGLSGQAQAISLGIARALLKVSESHRKPLREEGLLTRDARVVERKKVGLKKARKRPQFSKR; encoded by the exons ATGGCGATTTCTCTCACCTCATCCTTTGCTTCTCTCTCCTTCTCCTCACAAATTTCTCAAAAACCCTATGCCATATCTCTCGCACATTCAAAGCCATTCCCTTTATCTCTCACTTCCAAAATCCCTACACTCGTAGTATCAGCTTCCGTCGCCGAAGCACCAGCGGCGCCGGAGTTAGAAACGCGAGAGGAACTTCTGAATCTTGTGAAAAGTAGACTTCCCGGCGGTTTTGCTGCACAGCCTATTTTCGGAACTGGTAGACGTAAAAGCGCCAGTGCTCGTGTTGTCCTTCAGGAAGGTTCTGGAAAAATCATCATCAATTATCGTGATGCCAAG GAATATCTTCAAGGAAATCCGCTGTGGATTCAATATGTTAAAACTCCTCTGGCCACTTTAGGATATGAGGCTAGCTATGATATTTTTGTCAAGGTGGAAGGTGGTGGTCTTTCTGGGCAGGCTCAAGCAATCTCCCTTGGCATTGCTCGTGCACTCCTGAAGGTCAGTGAGAGTCATAGAAAACCATTGAGGGAAGAGGGCCTGCTAACTAGAGATGCCAGAGTTGTGGAGCGGAAGAAAGTTGGTCTCAAGAAGGCTCGCAAGCGTCCACAATTTTCCAAGCGTTGA